The Cryptococcus gattii WM276 chromosome D, complete sequence region GATTGGGCGGATTGAAGTTGGCTTTGAATGGATGTGTATTCAGCGCCCATCCTGAGATAAACGGCGAGTTAGTATTGTAGGTTGTTTGTATCCCAATACcaaaaacttacttttGAAGCTTGGAGACCATTTCCATCATGAGTCGATTACGTTCTTCCTCGGCCTCCTTCAGTTGAGTTTCATGCAAAGCGGTAAGCTCGGCAATCTTTTTTTGCGTATCAGCTATGAGTTTTCATGTGGATCCCGAAAACTCACCTTGCCCTCGGCATCAGAACCAGCCTTATCGGTGGCGCTTGCAAGCTGTGCTTCAAGTTCTTCCAACGCTTTGCCGTGGCTACGATCCAGACTTATCAGAGATTGTCGATACCCAACGCCAAAAAGAAAAACCCCCTACCCTTCTTCCAGGTCGACCTTCTCCTGTGCCAAAGCGGcaatcttctcttcatACTTGGTCTTCTCATCCGCCATGCTCTTCTCCAGCTGCTCAACCTTGGTCTTGAGCTCGGTTACCTCCTTCCCACCAGAGGCAGGTGCACTAGGACCAGAGCCTGCTCTGATCTTGGGCGGTACACCAGTGCCTGCACGTAAAGTAGAAGTAGTAGGTGCCATACTGGCCCTTCCAGCCACAGGTCTGGTCACACCTGTCCTAGCGGTAGTAGTTCCAGTAGTAGACGCACCGGTCCTTTGAGAAGCCAGTGGCGCGCGTGTAGCGGTAGATGTGGTAGAGGCGACAGAAGGCCTGGCAGTGCGAGCAGCTGTAGCGGTCGAGCTCGCAGGCTTGACTTCAGGCTTTCTCGCAAGAGTGCTTGTAGTTAAAGGCGTTGGGCGAGTGGTAGTAGAAGTTGTAGGACGAGTAGCAGTTCGAGCAGAAGCAGCTGTAGGAACTCGAGGTTTTGTCATACCCGCTCTAGCGCGCGCCGCAACAGTACTGGTAGTAGATGTGGTCGCTGGGCGAGCAGTACCAGAAGATGTCGTCCTGTCAGAAGCGGCCGTCGTGGTCCTCGGTCGAGTACTGGACGTCGCTGTTGAGGCAGTCGGCCTGGTTACAACGCCATTAGTACCTGGTCTAGTAGATACAGGAGCTCTTGATGCGATAGTCGTCCTGGCAGCAGTTGAAGAAGCCGAAGCAGGTTTTGAAGTCGAAGACGCAGTAGTCTTGACTGCGGTAGCGCCAGGCCTAACGGGAGCAAGAGAAGGGCGGGAGAGTCGGGCAGATGCAGAAGCACCGACAGATGCCTTGGGAGGCGGCGTTGGCTTGGGAGCACCTGCTGGACAATGACCATAAGTAGGAGCAATAAATGAAATAACTGCCATCTCTCCAAGTACTTACCACCGAAAACGCCGCTTTTGAGCACCTTCTTGACCCCACCACTGGTAGCTTCCTTTTTGCCCTCAAGatcctcttcctccgcCTCTTCTCTGGGGTCTTCATCGCCACCGTCCTTAACTTGGTGCACAGCATCGATGGCGGCGTCTCCATTGTCTTCCAGGGTAACTCCACCCATTGCCGTTTCCGCTGGCTTCTCGGCaacctcttcatcattcaCATGTTCCTCCTCGCCACCGTTGACTTTCTTGTTCTCCACTTCATCTCCGGCATCTTGGgcatcatcttctcctAGCTCGCTGGCGTCCTCATGAACCATTTTCCCgccatcctcctcttccagcGCTCGGTccctctcatcctcctcgacGATACCATTTTCAGGCCTCTCATCTCCGAGGTTTTGGAAGATGATATCCTCTCTGTTTAAGTTGACAGCCATGCTTATAGTGCTGGGTAGGTGAATGTGGATATTTTGGCTAGTGcgaaaagcaaaaagaaCAGCGACAAGCGGTCGACGCGACCAAGCAGCTCACGCGCTCTGTTTGTTTTTGAGGGTTCATATCGTGCCGTTGATTTTGGGGAGTTTTGTACACGTCATTACTTTTTGACCAGGAAAGTTATTATTAATAATTAGTCCACCACCAAACGAAAACCATATTTATTACTCTCTCCGTCGCTCCGTCTGCTGGACCACGAAGATAACGAAAACTGCCATCATTTATTCATGCATTTGTAGTCCGACGTCAATCGGAGAGTGTTGTGATGGTCGAGTAATGATTGAAGTCGACACTTTGTCTTTTATCTGGTATTTTGGGAGTTAGTTGTTATTATCATCCGTCTACCCGGTCCGGCACTTGGAACATCTTGAAGAGATTTCGGTGCAACTGACCGCCAATAGCAGGCCAAAATGGAAACGGTACCATCCGTTACAGATTGTACAGCTCATTGACACCAAAAAGTAGGATGCGGTGGGAAAAAGGAGTGAGCCGCACAAATGCAGAGGATTTTTTAGAGTTGAACGAATCGCGCTACCTTTCTTCTTACCTTCCTAATAAGTGCGATAGTGATTGAGATTATAACATGCTACTTGAATGTACACTCTTATTTTCCCGATTTACTCCTTCTCTATTCCTTATGTAAACCCTGGACTCTTCACGACGTTAAAATGCATCCTCATATAAATTCCTATTCTGTCGTTATCGTCCATGGGTAAATGGTGGCTGCTTTTGCTGGGGAATTTGTTTGTGAGTTTGGATAATACCTGCCTTCTCAAATATTGTTAACTGATTAATAACTCCTTTGTTCAGTAGTTGTTGGTCCCTGCCGAGCCCAAGCTACAATCTCGTATACCCCATTCAACGTTCTATCATGTCTCGCACCCCTTTTTATATGATGGCCTCTAATTTTGCTCAAGCGATCGGTGGCCATATCTTTCAAGACAACAAGGATGCATCGAAGTATTATTGCAGGTCCCCGGGCCTTGTGTGGCTTGCAACTCAGCATCACTTTCATCGTCGCTTGTGCTTTCATCGCGATCTATGTCCATTTGAACAAAACATAGCTTGGTAGACAGTCTGTCAATGCGATGAAAGGCCCAAATGGCTGGAGGAGACAGAAATGAAGACTGTTATGTCCCAGTACCCTATCCAGATGGTGGATGTGGGGTCTGGAGCTTTGAGTTTGACGTTCAAAAGGTCGAGATTGTATGACTGGAAGGACCCTTTTTGTGCGATCGCGGCTGTGTTTCCATACACTCCTCaatatatatatacatATTGAGTTGGTGCACCAGCTGTGGAGATAAACGGCCATCTCCAACTTCAGTGGCTAACCTAGTGCCACTCTTTTGATGAAAGGGATTTATACGTTGAAAAAAAGGGCCAGACGTCTAGGACTGGCTCCTGGCCCGATCGTTTTCTTCTCGTTTCCTTCTCGTCTCCAGTATTGTCGTCTTCTATTTGACCTCAGTCCAGAGCTACCAAAACTGTGGATTGTGAGATCGGGTGGAAAAATGTATCAGTTATTAGATTCTAATAGCATTAAGCATGTATTTGTCCGAAGGAGCTACGATTTCGGTGAACGTGTTTTCGGCAACGTGTATTATTTGACGAGTTATCCGCGCTATATTTAAACTATGATATCGGATTAGCAAAAAGCACCATTAGAAAAATAAGTGCTGTGAATACGAATTCAGATGCTTAAAGTGACGAGATCCTCCACTATGCCAATGATATCAACACAAAGAAGGCGAGTGCTGCAAAGGGAGGAGACGGTCGATCCTTGCAAACTGTACCGCTTTATGCACTTCAAGTAACTTTGGAGAGGTTTTTCCGTCAATTGGTCTTGACTTGTTTTACCGGGCCTGCCGAATATCAGGTAATGAACAAAGAAACAGTGAGTTTCTCCTTGCACCCTATATTCCTCCCTGTGATCTGCGACCCATTAAGACGGCCATATAAACGCGTGAAGCGAAAAATGTGCCATCGTTTGTAGACTGAAAAGAGGTCTTGTCGGTGCTGTAAAATCGCTGTGCGCTGTGCCCTTGGGCGGTAGTCGGTATTCTATGGAGACATAATAGGGTGGGAAGACAGGGtagaagaaaaagaaaagaacAAAGGAACAAAAGTAAACGAGAAGCGACGCGAGACGCGTCAATACGCTGAATCCAGAAGACAGGTCTGGATCGGCCTGGACGCTCAGCGGCCATCACCGCTCTACTTCCCCGCATTTTCTGGTGTCTCGGGATGCTTACGGCGTCCCCCTGAATGTCAACATAGGGCCTCGACGCGTTTGTAACGCAGACGCCACGCGTAGTCGAAGGAGAacaaacaaaaaagaggAGCTCAACCGCACAGTTCAAAAAGAAATTCATTCATCAGCTCAGTTTTTTCATCCATCTTCACGTCTTCTTCGACACTCAACTGGTTTGAGCCTCGACTGGTGAGTACACTGACCTCTCTGTTTCTGTGGAAAAGGGGAATGAGACGAATCAAAGGCTGTGGAGCGCAGGTGAAACATGTTTGTTTTATTGCGCACCTTTGTGTCCGCATTTCGTAGTCGCGATCGCTGCGGGCTAGGGCAAGCCATATGTCGGTATGACAGGTCATCCAACATCTTCTGGTCAATTTCGTCCATGCCTAGTGCATAGCAGACACCAGTAGTCAACAGCTTTCATTGCTTGGCAACGAAACAGTTTGGTAATCGTCCCCTGATGTGGAGCGGGAAATGGTGAACGACCCTCTACTGCAGTTCCAAAAACAGCAACAATTTAACGGTCCTAACCCTGCCCTTTTTCGGTGTTTTTCGTCCTCATCGTTGACAAGTCTCCTATGTCGTCCATTTGCTGACAATCTGCTTTCAATCTTCAATAAACAACTTCATTCATTGTTCTTTCTTTTCGACTCTCTCTCATCTCCATTACCTGGCCAATCTTCGACTTGACGTCGATAGACCCAACGTTCTTTTGTAGCCTACACATTCTTTTTCGACACTTCAACTCTGACTTGGTACTCAATTCGTCGACATAACCTCTAGTAACGACCACTGAAAGAAAATCATTCGACATGCAAATTGGCTCTCTTGTCCCCTTGCTCGCGCTCCTCGCTGCCCCCGCCTTTGCGCGATCTTCTGTCCACCCCAACGCCGCCGCACACCGTCGTCAGGACATTGCGCATGAGCGCGTCAACTCCGCAGTCGAGCGACGAGAGGCTCTTGCTCAAACCCAGCCCCGTGCACTTGCTGAGAAGCCCAAGTTCAAAAAGATCAACAGGCGAGGTGCCCGTGGCTGCAGGGCGAAGAACTCTACTGCCACTGCTTCCGACTCTGCTACCGCCTCCGCTCCCAGCGGCAACTCTACTGTTGTAGCCTCGAATTCCACCGATACTAACGTCACCAGCGCCGTTACTACTCAAGCCCTGGTTGGGAATACCTCGTTTTCTTCTGAAATTGCGGCCGCTACCGCCAGCTCTATTGAGAACCTTGCTGCTTTGCAACAGCCTTCTAGTTCGTCTTCTGTGAGTTTAAGAACCGATTGATCAAGCTGGGAAGCAAGCTCACAGGATCATACGCCCAGACTGGAGACTCTTCGACCGCAGCCAGTTCATCTTCTGTCGCCTCTGCTGCGGCCACTTCTTCTGCCGCGGCCactgcttcttcttcctccaatTCCACCGGTAGCTACACTCCCAACGGTATAAAGGCAGGTATCAGCGGTGACGATCCTTTGTCCTTCCTCCAGGGTCACATTGGATGGTACTACGGTAAGTCATTTTTAGTAGGTATCCATGGCCATACTAATAATTTAAAGACTGGAACGCGTCTCCCAGTGGCTCTGCTAGCGGTGCTAGCGCTGCCAACATGCTCTGGGGTGCTGGTACCGTCGACTCCACCGATGCCTCTCGACTTGCAGCTTTCAAAGCCCTCACAAGCACTCCCGAGTACATCATCGGTTTCGAGGAGCCTGACTGTTCTACTCCCGGTAGTTCTAACATTGCTGTCGCTGATGGTGAGTCTGTTTTGTTATTGATGTGTGAAAAGATGCTAATCAGAAACGCTCAGCTGCCAGCCTTTGGGACTCGACCATCGCTCCTTGGAAGGCTAAAGGTTCTACTTTGATCTCTCCTTCCATGTGTCACCAGGCCGCCGAGCAGTACACTCAATGGTTGGCTGGTTTCAGCGGCCAGATTTCCACCTCTTGGGACATTACCAACTTGCACATCAACAAGAACAGCATGGACGGTGTCAAGGCGGACATTGACTATTACTATACCACTTATGGCAAGCCTATTTGGGTCACCGAGTTTGCCTGTGTCGATGACAGTACCGGCTTCGTCCCCTGTACCGACCAGAGCGAGATCAACACCTTTATCAATGACATTGTTGATCTCTTTGAGTCTGATGACAGGATTCAAGCTTACGCCTACTCTACCGGTGAAGGCCTTTCTTCCCAATGGGACATGATCAGTAACGGTGCCCTTACGTGAGTCAATCATTGCTTTTTATGATGGGTTGTTCTGACATACTACTGTAGTGAGTCTGGTCAGACCTATCTCAGTGCCATCTCTAAATACCATTAAATTACCTATCTGTACCCTCATCTCTTACCCGATCTTTCTCTTATCTGTTCGTAACTtatcttccttccttttcccgAGCTTTTCCATAGATTGGTTATAAACTCGGTGTCACACTCACATCGACTGGTTTCTTTGTGGGCATGATCTATGATCTCTTGTTACGGATTTTCTTGATGTCTAGGTACATGACAAATGATAAACCTTTTTGATGATGCATCTGCAATGCCCTCAACTTTTGGCCAAACCAACAGCCTTAATCATTTATCTAATCTACTAAAGTATTAATAGCTTCGTTGTATATTGCATACGGCCTTTTGTAGTCTGGTGCTAAACGCTCGTGGCTATCTCACTTCCTCAAATCTATAGACAGCATCCAATGAACAGTATGGGCATGAGTTCGCATGGAGAAATTGACTATGGCGGGCATTCAGAGCTCTAGTTGAAAAGTTGATGATCTTTGTCAAAGCAATATCAGCAGAGAGTCCTAAGATGAAACAAGAATCACTCACGACATTCTACAGTCTACTCTTCTTACTACCTTCGATCATCTCAGCCATGACATTTCCTTCCTCCGTGCCCAAGCTCCTGAATCCGCCGATCACTCCTTGCCAATCACCTTCATTTTTGTCCTGACTCAATTTGAAACGGCCCTCAATTTTTTTAATATCGATTTCTATTCCGATAATCGCCTTTTTCAAAGTCTCCACATATTTTTCGGGAGCATCACTGACTTTCCATGTATTGCCGCCTTCGTTGCCCATTCGCTTGAGCATTGtcttttcttcttgctctGAAAGATCTTGGATCTGTTTTTGCAAGAACGATCCGCTGGCGTTGTTGTTGACATAGTGGACTTTGGCTTTACCATAGACTTGGACAGCCGCATAATCCCATGTAGGAACGACTTTACCACTAGTGGGTTTGGTCTCGACGTAGAATTTGGGAGTAACGTAAGAATGGACGGGGGcattgaagatgatgagaaCGTCGTCCTCGACAAACTGGGCACCATCGCCCTTGGCAGTGAGAGAATCAATGATTGATTTTGATTGAGGATTAGCACGAGCCATATGGGCCCTTAATCTACCCTTGTCGTCCGCCTGGTTCGGGTCGACATCGAGCACAAAGGGAATGTGGGACGTTTGCAGGGTGTCGTTTTTGGGGTGAGGAATGGAGGTGGTAAAAAGACCGAGGGGATACTGTCGGATGAAGGCATGAAGCACTGGGAGACTGAGCTCGGCGTGGGCAGCGAGGATGTGCATTGTAATGGACGATGAGATAGAGCGGGCCAGAAAGCAGTGTGATTCCGTGCGAAGAGATTAAAAGAAAGTCTGGAAACCCACTGCAGCTTTAAGTGTGAATAAGTACTTATACTTCTATGGATAGCTCGCTTGACTCGAACATACCAGTTCGATTACTCGTACTGCTACCAAAATGAGATTTACCCGAGATGATCATGCGCAAATAGAAAGGCTCCAGTTTGCAATTTGAGATTTGTCATTCAGGCCCTTTAGCCGACTAATGCGGACATTGCCGATGAAACCTGCATGAATGATGAATGAttgaatgatgatgagcgCTAAAAAGGAGGCGGCAATCAGGAACCACATTTTACATCTCATTTGGGCCGTAACTCCAATTTCTCGCCTTATCATCGGAACCGTAATACAGGCTTAAAAAATGACCGAGTCGGTAATGCACATTGAGGTCCATCCGGCAAGTTATGCTTCCTATCCTCTGCCACAGGTTCCGTCTATCTTCACTTTACATGGCTCTAACTGCCTGCCAACAAATGAATGTTCCTGGCGTCTTTATCATATGTCAAGGGTGATTGAAAATGTGAATGTTGAAGCTATCGACAATTGGATCATGAATGAGACAAAGTACGCCGGAGATCAGCATCCAAGCTCTTATTGCAGCGATGCTCTTAGAATCTGTTCGTCATAGATTCTTATACCACGAGATTCCGTATTCCGTATTTTGATGGAAGTGTCATGGGGACTGAGGATCTCGTCTCACGCATCATCTTTTTTATCTTGTTCATACCGCCATTAAGCGATTCCCACCATAAATTCCGCATCGTCGGGATTCGGATGCCAATTAAGCGCCGGATCTGGTGCCAGGACCTGAAACATGTTCTTCCCCCTTTAAAACCCCACCACGTGCAGACTTTTTTCCATCGGCGGTGGAGGGAATGTGGAATGGCCAATCAATTTCGCAATTTCGCTACGcatttcttcttttgtTCTATCCTGGTACTCATTTCTACCCATTGCATTGCCAGCCTGGTTTTCAGGTAACCTTGAATCACGAGAAGGGGTGCACATCCGGAGCGCAAAATCCATTGTATGCCCAACGAGAAGATTGGGATCATGCAAGTCTTCCTCCGAGATGAAAATGACTTCGCTTTTGTATGGACGAAAATCTTTGCCGGGCAGCAGCGAGCCGTATTTAACATCACCTTCCGCCCCAGCGTAACCGTCTCGATGACCAGCGAGAACTTTGAGAAAAGTACTGCATCCACTACCTGGTAGACCAAGCACCAACATCATCTCTCCTGACTTAACCACACCTGAAAAGTTTTTGAGGAGGTATCGTTCTCCTTTACGAAGGCCCGGTTCATCCTTCTTGGGGGTAGGCATACCTGGTCGCCAGGTCATGACATCATCGCCGCCCTTTTTCGGCCCCTGCTGGTAAGTCACTTCTAGCTGCTGACAGCAAGGCAGTTTTCTTGTGGTACTTGCGTCGTAACCGGGGTGCAAGAAATAAGGCCATAGAAGAGCCATATTCGATATTGTCTGGAGCGCCTACACCGCGAACCGCGAGGTGATCCCATGCCAAAGAGAGAGATTTGTAAGGTGCCAATCCTCGTGATTTGAGGAGCTCCTGATCGGCCTAATTCTGTACTTTAGTAATGAGGATTTGAGATACTTGTAGAATGTCACCCACTCGCATTTGAGAAACTAATTTCCACTCGGAATCAATGATGGAAGGTGGCAGGATTGGTTTCTCAGAAATAGTAATCGGAGTATCCAACGGTGAGCTTGTTTCGCCATCATTGTGATGTGATGTGTTGTGGTCTCTGAGGACTTCTCTCATGTCCGAAACTGCGATGGAGGACAGCAAGTTGATGAAAATATGTTGTAATAAGGACTGCCGTCGTGATATCGTGATATCGTAAATCACGACTAGTGACAGAATACGGGACAAACAAGCTACACCTTCTAGAGCATCCGGATATTTACGTATCATCATCAGATTTACAGCTTAGCGTACTGAAGATCTTGTCTCACATCTTGAACCCTGGCCGTAACTTGAAAGAAGGAACTTCTCAGATCGACAACAGACCACACAGCCTTTTTGACTTCCTTACCCTCACCCCATCTGCGGCATTTGACCCTGGGGAGTTGTCCTTTCGGAAGACGATGGTTAGTGCATATATCATTCCGTAAGAGGCACTGTCGTTCTTTATGTTTTTCCATGCCTTACTGATTCGCTGCATATGGGACACCAGAACTCTTCTGAACTGCGCAGTTACGATGATTGTTGGAAATCACAATAGGAGGACATACCGTATGAGTTCAAGAAAAGTAAGATGACTGATCCATAATACGGTATGACTGTCCTACTATGTGTCTATCCCATGTCATATTTCGGCTGATTATTCAGTTTAGGTTTGCCATGCTGCCTCACGTATACATACAGGGGCGTTAGATGTGATCTTGAAGAACTCATAGGGGAAATTCGTTTCCAGCCAGTATTATTTGGGCCAAAGTGCCTCTCAAACAACCACCCTTCAATTAGGCAACTGTTTATTACGCTGGCAGGAGAGCAATGAGTCCCAGTTCCCTAATAGCTGATTCAGTATACGTTCCTCAGTTTGACAACCATCCAACTTACCTCCGAACTTGATCCCCGACAAGCATATCCCCATACTCTTCCTGCTTTCCAAACCGCTTTTCCGCCTCTTGTCGTAAGGATGGGATGGGTGAAAGCTCAAAATCGGGGCTGAGATGCCAAAACTATGGTGAAGCCATCAGCCATCATAACCTACAGGTGTCTAATGGCATTGGTAGGTCGTACGAAAGTTGATGAGATGCGAATAGAAGGCCGGTCGGGGAACTCTGACTTTCGCCTTTTCAGGGTCTTCACAGCTCAGTTAGTTATGCCGTGGAGTGACATATTTTTTCACCCACTTCTAGAGTAGCTTCTGTGCAAACGACTTCGTGATAGCCCGCTACGATAAACGTTCACATTAGCAACTTGTGTCAAGTCATAAGTGATTGTTTACTACCTTTGATAAGCCCACCAGTCAACCATTCGATTTGCTTTCCTGCCTGGACAAGCAAGCATCCGGGAGGTATTTTCACCGGGATCTTCTTTCCTGTATTTCTAGCCCAGATATGCACTGTATTTGCTCACGTCACAACCTTGAAATGTATGGAGAAGGGTGAGTGACTTACGTCCAGGGTACCGTGATTGACCGTGGATGGTAAGGAAGTTGAGATCTGTATGAAAGCCTGCACAAATTCTACGGCATTACATCAGTCATCGAGCGTCTCAGCTAGGTTAACGGTAAATACGTGTTAAGCGTCCCGTGCTTTTCTAAGTCTGTGGCAGTGGGTGCGAGCAGGTGTGATCTGCACCAAATTTAGCCTCTCTTTTTCTGTAATTGAAGTGAGTGTCTATGTGGGTATACCCACCCATAACGCCCCGCATCCAAAAATGTCCTTTCTTCCAAGCCCAAGCCCAATGCAACCATGCTCGCAACCCCTTCGACCCTTAAAATACGTGATTTTTAGCGGACAATACTCATATGTCATTTCCCAATTCCTAGACTCACGACTGCCGCATGAACACTCCCCATTCATTCACTCTTTCCTCCCACGTCCGTTCGAACGCTCGAGGAGTTACATTTGGCGCTTCGAGTACTGGGAACTTGCTTTGGTATGGCGGAATTTCAGACATGCGGTGGAAGAACCTAGTTGTATGATTTTAGCGTGATGGATGGAACAATAAAGCCGTATATAAGCCATGGCTTACCGGCATTTCGGATCTGCACCAAAGCCTTCAAGGTCTTGGGGTCTTTCAAAAGCTTCAAGCGACGCAATGATATCTTTACAGTCTCTGTCCGAGGAGCATTTTGGTTTCTCTGTGTTCTCCAGCGTTACACCCTACTCATTATACCGCATTAGCATTAACGCAGTGCGGACGCTACTTTCCATATGGCCCGCTTACCACTTGGAATCCGAGCTCTGGCCGCTCATCTTCCTTTAACGCTGCCTGTGGCTGGGCAAAGTAATCTTCAAACAGGTCAAGGAATCTGTCGTTCGCCTCTTTAGGTGCCCGAGAGTCAAGAATGATCAACGCTCCTGTCCGAATAAGAGACTCAGCAGCGTTGCGGGCTTCTAATTGAGCGGTACTGGATGATGGCTCTGCTAAAAAGATGTCAAGAGATACGGTGGCAATTTCTGCGGACATCGTTGAAAGCACTTTGTTTGACAAGAAAACCGCAATCGAATAATTGAAGTAAATAACAAAATCAGAATTTGAAAATACACTGAAACATCGCGACGCGTCTGCTCACGACTACGTCGCGTAGTTTATTGATAATCCAGATAAAACCAATTCATAAATGTTCTATTTTAAGGCAAGCAACACGGGAAAAGATGTTTTGCAGGATACTAGCACAAACATCAAGTATCGCTAGTTTTGTGATTgctatatatatatattcTAATAAGAGTATAACTGTATACAAGGGTCATGCACTGAAACAACGCCTTCAACAAAGGCCTTAAACACGGTCACCAGTACCGATGGTGACGACCTTGAAACCGATGTCAGTGAGCTCCTTTCGGTTGAGGATGAGTCGACCGTCGAAGACAAAGGCAGGTCGGGGACAGTTGTCGTAGACTGATGGCAAAGTTTAGCCTAAATTTTCAACGATCGAAGATTGGGTGACTCACTTTTCTTCCAGTTAAGAGTCTTGAACTCGTCCCATTCAGTGCAGATGACGATGGCCTCAGCGTTAGCACAAGCCTCCTCGACG contains the following coding sequences:
- a CDS encoding uncharacterized protein (Similar to TIGR gene model, INSD accession AAW46657.1); the encoded protein is MAVNLNREDIIFQNLGDERPENGIVEEDERDRALEEEDGGKMVHEDASELGEDDAQDAGDEVENKKVNGGEEEHVNDEEVAEKPAETAMGGVTLEDNGDAAIDAVHQVKDGGDEDPREEAEEEDLEGKKEATSGGVKKVLKSGVFGGAPKPTPPPKASVGASASARLSRPSLAPVRPGATAVKTTASSTSKPASASSTAARTTIASRAPVSTRPGTNGVVTRPTASTATSSTRPRTTTAASDRTTSSGTARPATTSTTSTVAARARAGMTKPRVPTAASARTATRPTTSTTTRPTPLTTSTLARKPEVKPASSTATAARTARPSVASTTSTATRAPLASQRTGASTTGTTTARTGVTRPVAGRASMAPTTSTLRAGTGVPPKIRAGSGPSAPASGGKEVTELKTKVEQLEKSMADEKTKYEEKIAALAQEKVDLEEGHGKALEELEAQLASATDKAGSDAEGKIAELTALHETQLKEAEEERNRLMMEMVSKLQKMGAEYTSIQSQLQSAQSQITFSETELLSVKSSLQNAQDELVQLRTTASDRDTAFAELESSKASLETRLNELEAIKNGLEKKLVEGGEEAEKSLADVTGLGDKVKELEDQIAELENKLESEKDAWRAEEARWGEVKAALEKEIKELKGAGEGHAEELSRASSVAETSKEELSALRIAHEQLTTTYAGLVSASSRHPEDIENLQRQLKEATDKHEALLLEASSATNNQNAELEAQIVELKKEKEEREKEVEELKSTLEEVGQKVELLENARREGEEREMQLNQIIARLEAQVEESKTEFENRYAAKLESLQASHATTLAALKSDHSNQLSALELSLQAANAQVEEDQVKLEGVVEERDVLVEQVKRLEIELEGVNAGGKSKSNEGDGEVEAELKKVKAELQHVSDELAGALEMSEMNKTHFEQTLLAVHERQADEIRAAVESRDKEYAEEKAQEKLRVPSTPPRGEMPSSPSMARLHEAHNAKVTELER
- a CDS encoding uncharacterized protein (Similar to TIGR gene model, INSD accession AAW46655.1); the encoded protein is MQIGSLVPLLALLAAPAFARSSVHPNAAAHRRQDIAHERVNSAVERREALAQTQPRALAEKPKFKKINRRGARGCRAKNSTATASDSATASAPSGNSTVVASNSTDTNVTSAVTTQALVGNTSFSSEIAAATASSIENLAALQQPSSSSSTGDSSTAASSSSVASAAATSSAAATASSSSNSTGSYTPNGIKAGISGDDPLSFLQGHIGWYYDWNASPSGSASGASAANMLWGAGTVDSTDASRLAAFKALTSTPEYIIGFEEPDCSTPGSSNIAVADAASLWDSTIAPWKAKGSTLISPSMCHQAAEQYTQWLAGFSGQISTSWDITNLHINKNSMDGVKADIDYYYTTYGKPIWVTEFACVDDSTGFVPCTDQSEINTFINDIVDLFESDDRIQAYAYSTGEGLSSQWDMISNGALTESGQTYLSAISKYH
- a CDS encoding uncharacterized protein (Similar to TIGR gene model, INSD accession AAW46654.1) codes for the protein MHILAAHAELSLPVLHAFIRQYPLGLFTTSIPHPKNDTLQTSHIPFVLDVDPNQADDKGRLRAHMARANPQSKSIIDSLTAKGDGAQFVEDDVLIIFNAPVHSYVTPKFYVETKPTSGKVVPTWDYAAVQVYGKAKVHYVNNNASGSFLQKQIQDLSEQEEKTMLKRMGNEGGNTWKVSDAPEKYVETLKKAIIGIEIDIKKIEGRFKLSQDKNEGDWQGVIGGFRSLGTEEGNVMAEMIEGSKKSRL
- a CDS encoding ABC transporter, putative (Similar to TIGR gene model, INSD accession AAW46652.1), producing the protein MREVLRDHNTSHHNDGETSSPLDTPITISEKPILPPSIIDSEWKLVSQMRADQELLKSRGLAPYKSLSLAWDHLAVRGVGAPDNIEYGSSMALFLAPRLRRKYHKKTALLSAARSMPTPKKDEPGLRKGERYLLKNFSGVVKSGEMMLVLGLPGSGCSTFLKVLAGHRDGYAGAEGDVKYGSLLPGKDFRPYKSEVIFISEEDLHDPNLLVGHTMDFALRMCTPSRDSRLPENQAGNAMGRNEYQDRTKEEMRSEIAKLIGHSTFPPPPMEKSLHVVGF
- a CDS encoding uncharacterized protein (Similar to TIGR gene model, INSD accession AAW46650.1), whose amino-acid sequence is MSAEIATVSLDIFLAEPSSSTAQLEARNAAESLIRTGALIILDSRAPKEANDRFLDLFEDYFAQPQAALKEDERPELGFQVGVTLENTEKPKCSSDRDCKDIIASLEAFERPQDLEGFGADPKCRFFHRMSEIPPYQSKFPVLEAPNVTPRAFERTWEERVNEWGVFMRQSVEGVASMVALGLGLEERTFLDAGRYGSHLLAPTATDLEKHGTLNTICAGFHTDLNFLTIHGQSRYPGLHIWARNTGKKIPVKIPPGCLLVQAGKQIEWLTGGLIKAGYHEVVCTEATLETLKRRKSEFPDRPSIRISSTFFWHLSPDFELSPIPSLRQEAEKRFGKQEEYGDMLVGDQVRRELGLIALLPA